In the genome of Bacillus sp. S3, one region contains:
- a CDS encoding ATP-binding protein, protein MKEQFNQEHTFLPIQNKEQTKKTDIQESEQKYRRIFEDSIDGLLLWDYEHYIVDINTAGEKMIGLPKRILIGKLIYDPYSVLEGKKQEILEHIDTLLHNGQATSTMIFEKEDGKKRYFEYSSKLDIVGGVNLTVFKDITEKVMMQEQLRKSDTLNVIGELAAGIAHEIRNPMTALKGFIQLLESSITREHSMYYQVITSELQRIDSIINEFLILAKPQAIRFQEKDINQIMKETVDLLNAQAVLYNVQFITEYDDGLPLVFCEPNQLKKVFINLIKNAIEVMPGGGNITISLKKMQNQYIQIIIQDEGLGIPEDKIKKLGEPFYTTKDRGTGLGLMVSYRIIDEHKGTIQIESEEGKGTVFYINLPINLEMFDEKVE, encoded by the coding sequence TTGAAAGAGCAGTTCAATCAGGAACATACTTTCCTTCCTATTCAAAATAAGGAGCAGACGAAGAAAACTGACATACAGGAGAGCGAACAGAAATACAGAAGGATCTTTGAAGATTCGATTGATGGTCTTCTTCTCTGGGATTATGAACATTATATTGTTGATATAAATACTGCTGGAGAAAAGATGATAGGACTTCCGAAGAGAATTTTAATTGGAAAATTGATATATGATCCCTATTCCGTCCTGGAAGGGAAGAAGCAAGAAATATTGGAGCACATTGATACCCTTCTTCATAATGGACAAGCCACATCGACAATGATATTTGAAAAGGAGGATGGCAAAAAACGGTACTTTGAATATTCTTCTAAACTGGATATTGTTGGTGGTGTGAATTTAACAGTATTTAAGGATATAACAGAAAAAGTGATGATGCAGGAACAATTGCGGAAATCAGATACATTAAATGTGATTGGTGAGCTTGCAGCGGGAATTGCCCATGAAATTCGAAATCCGATGACCGCATTGAAAGGATTTATTCAATTACTTGAAAGCAGCATAACAAGAGAGCATTCGATGTATTATCAAGTCATCACGTCTGAATTACAACGGATCGATTCGATTATTAACGAATTTTTAATCCTTGCCAAACCACAGGCGATTCGCTTTCAGGAAAAAGATATCAATCAAATTATGAAAGAGACTGTAGATTTGCTAAATGCACAGGCAGTTCTCTACAATGTTCAATTTATTACAGAATATGATGATGGACTTCCCCTTGTTTTTTGCGAACCAAATCAATTGAAAAAAGTCTTTATCAATTTAATAAAAAATGCCATAGAGGTTATGCCAGGCGGCGGGAATATAACCATTAGCTTGAAGAAAATGCAAAATCAATACATTCAGATAATAATCCAGGATGAAGGATTGGGGATTCCGGAAGATAAAATAAAAAAACTTGGTGAACCCTTTTATACAACAAAAGATCGAGGAACTGGACTAGGATTAATGGTAAGTTACAGAATTATTGATGAACACAAAGGAACGATACAAATTGAAAGCGAAGAAGGGAAAGGGACCGTTTTTTATATAAATCTGCCAATTAACCTAGAGATGTTTGACGAAAAGGTGGAATAA
- a CDS encoding carbon-nitrogen family hydrolase, whose product MKFKISCIQMDIAFGNPSKNYQMASRLIEKAMAENPDIIVLPELWTTGYDLTRLDEIADRNAEQTIKFLQEETSRHKVHLVGGSVANRVNRGVENTLIIISKDGQPVQQYSKLHLFKLMDEHLYLEAGTEKGLFQLENQLFAGVICYDIRFPEWIRAHTAEGAVALFVVAEWPLQRLAHWRSLLIARAIENQCYVIACNRSGSDPNNRFAGHSMVIDPWGEVVAEAEENEEILSLEIDVDLVKDIRKQIPVFEDRKPQFYK is encoded by the coding sequence ATGAAATTTAAAATTTCTTGTATTCAAATGGATATTGCCTTTGGTAATCCGAGTAAGAACTATCAAATGGCGTCCAGGCTGATTGAAAAAGCAATGGCTGAAAATCCCGATATTATTGTCCTTCCGGAACTTTGGACAACTGGGTACGACTTAACACGTCTCGATGAGATAGCTGATCGAAACGCCGAGCAAACTATTAAATTCCTTCAAGAGGAGACTAGCAGACACAAAGTTCATCTTGTTGGCGGTTCAGTTGCTAATCGTGTCAATCGTGGGGTAGAAAACACTCTGATCATTATTTCTAAAGATGGACAGCCCGTTCAACAATACAGTAAGCTGCACCTTTTTAAGCTAATGGACGAACATCTTTATTTAGAGGCTGGAACAGAAAAAGGCTTATTCCAATTGGAGAACCAACTATTTGCAGGTGTCATTTGTTATGATATTCGTTTTCCTGAATGGATTCGTGCCCACACTGCAGAGGGAGCTGTGGCCCTCTTTGTCGTTGCTGAGTGGCCTTTACAGCGCTTGGCTCATTGGCGCTCTTTATTAATCGCCAGGGCGATTGAAAATCAGTGTTATGTGATCGCATGCAACCGTTCTGGAAGTGATCCAAATAATCGATTTGCCGGCCATTCGATGGTGATTGATCCATGGGGGGAAGTGGTAGCAGAGGCCGAAGAAAATGAGGAAATTTTATCTTTAGAGATTGATGTCGATCTTGTCAAGGACATCCGCAAGCAAATTCCGGTTTTTGAAGATAGAAAACCTCAATTTTATAAATAA
- a CDS encoding pyridoxal phosphate-dependent aminotransferase gives MKQFPPSELLNSLPKQFFAGLVKKAGEYIAAGHDVINLGQGNPDQPTPSHIVAKLQEAAANPQNHKYSPFQGHVYLKQAAADFYFKEYGVTINPDKEVAILFGGKAGLVEIPQCLLNPGDTILVPDPGYPDYLSGVALAKAAMETMPLRAKNNFLPDYNELSAKILSKAKLMFLNYPNNPTGATATAEFFDETVKLASKNDICVVHDFAYGAIGFDGEKPLSFLQAEGAKEVGIEIYTLSKTYNMAGWRVGFAVGNESVISALELIQDHLYVSLFGAVQEAAAEALTGPQECVKELNTMYERRRNVLIDGLREIGWNVTAPKGSFFAWLRVPAGFTSEEFAKILLEEVHIMAAPGNGFGEYGEGYVRVGLLSSEERLAEAVKRISGLGIF, from the coding sequence ATGAAACAATTTCCACCGTCAGAGCTTTTAAATAGTCTGCCAAAACAGTTTTTTGCCGGACTTGTTAAAAAGGCAGGGGAATATATAGCTGCAGGACACGATGTGATAAATTTAGGTCAAGGTAACCCTGATCAGCCTACACCATCACATATTGTTGCGAAACTGCAAGAAGCAGCAGCAAACCCACAGAATCACAAATATTCGCCCTTTCAAGGGCATGTTTATTTAAAACAGGCTGCAGCAGATTTTTATTTTAAAGAATACGGGGTAACGATTAATCCTGATAAGGAAGTAGCTATTTTATTTGGCGGTAAAGCAGGTCTTGTAGAAATTCCTCAGTGTTTATTAAATCCTGGCGACACAATCCTAGTTCCTGACCCAGGTTACCCTGATTATCTGTCCGGGGTTGCATTGGCAAAAGCGGCAATGGAGACAATGCCGTTAAGAGCAAAAAATAATTTTTTGCCCGATTACAATGAATTATCTGCAAAGATTCTTTCAAAAGCAAAGCTCATGTTTCTCAATTACCCGAATAATCCCACGGGAGCAACAGCTACTGCAGAGTTTTTTGATGAAACTGTCAAACTGGCAAGTAAGAACGATATTTGTGTAGTTCATGATTTTGCCTATGGTGCCATTGGGTTTGATGGGGAAAAACCATTAAGTTTCTTACAGGCAGAAGGGGCAAAAGAGGTTGGTATTGAAATTTATACGTTGTCCAAAACTTATAATATGGCTGGCTGGCGTGTCGGGTTTGCCGTTGGCAATGAGAGTGTGATTTCTGCGCTTGAATTAATCCAGGATCATTTATATGTAAGTTTATTTGGAGCCGTTCAGGAGGCAGCTGCTGAAGCACTAACGGGTCCACAGGAATGTGTAAAAGAATTAAATACGATGTACGAACGAAGACGAAATGTTTTAATAGATGGGCTCCGTGAGATTGGCTGGAATGTCACTGCTCCCAAAGGCTCCTTTTTTGCCTGGCTGCGGGTGCCGGCAGGATTTACATCGGAGGAGTTTGCCAAAATTCTGCTTGAAGAAGTACATATTATGGCCGCACCGGGGAATGGTTTTGGCGAATATGGCGAGGGCTATGTCCGTGTTGGTTTATTATCATCTGAAGAACGATTAGCAGAGGCCGTCAAAAGAATAAGTGGATTAGGAATTTTTTAA
- a CDS encoding aspartyl-phosphate phosphatase Spo0E family protein, whose product MYKYSNSQSEMIEEIKVKRELMINSANKLGFTSEETIKYSQELDELINKYHRTVGQASRANEEVKFAFKQMIMIWPKVLV is encoded by the coding sequence TTGTACAAGTATAGTAATAGTCAATCTGAAATGATTGAGGAGATAAAGGTCAAACGAGAACTAATGATTAATAGCGCAAATAAACTGGGTTTTACGAGTGAAGAAACAATCAAATACAGCCAAGAACTGGACGAATTAATTAATAAGTACCATAGGACCGTTGGACAAGCTTCAAGAGCTAATGAAGAAGTTAAATTTGCTTTTAAACAAATGATTATGATTTGGCCCAAAGTTTTAGTTTAA